Proteins from a single region of Trichoderma asperellum chromosome 3, complete sequence:
- a CDS encoding uncharacterized protein (EggNog:ENOG41): MNARCQCGAVSFKTPLPEPLALYICHCSECKKQTGSAFGTSAIFPRFKLPETENLNCYARPTASGETLYCYFCRLCGTRLIHLAQVCLLDTHKHCSFPSVFSLFPISYQ, from the exons ATGAACGCTCGGTGTCAATGCGGCGCCGTCTCGTTCAAGACGCCGCTGCCGGAGCCCCTCGCGCTGTATATATGCCATTGCTCCGAGTGCAAGAAACAGACGGGCTCCGCGTTTGGGACGTCAGCCATTTTCCCACGATTTAAGCTTCCCGAAACTGAGAACTTGAACTGCTATGC GCGACCGACAGCGTCAGGGGAAACGCTCTACTG CTATTTCTGCCGCCTTTGCGGGACGCGACTCATTCACTTAGCACAGGTATGCCTTCTCGACACACACAAGCACTGCTCCTTTCCCAGCgtattctccctcttccctaTCTCTTACCAGTAG
- a CDS encoding uncharacterized protein (EggNog:ENOG41~TransMembrane:7 (o12-31i38-59o65-85i106-126o146-162i192-211o223-245i)), with protein sequence MAALHVLDDYYLAITALITVGYQLSFFAIAYTCKFDKLTDFAGGSNFIILAIVTISLSHHHQSRQLVVTLFLIAWAVRLTSFLFFRILKTGKDDRFDEMRQKFFPFLGFWILQMLWVWTISLPVTVLNSPAVTRYPQHSFGTGRDIVGIVMYSIGLMMETVSDAQKYRFRSKHDSQAVCDKGLFAVSRHPNYFGEIIVHFAIYMIAVSSAADGFVRGQAYKALYATILGPFFLTFLLLFVSGISLSERPKAKARYESGNNWQGYKRWLDRTSVLIPFPPQLYEKMPTILKRTVFLEFPMYVFDPKKHSSAPPPERTVSEGRGEPVESSRDDSPQSGEEQLI encoded by the exons ATGGCGGCTCTACATGTGCTAGACGACTACTATCTCGCCATAACTGCCCTCATCACCGTGGGATACCagctctccttcttcgccatcGCTTACACCTGCAAATTCGATAAACTCACCG ACTTCGCCGGGGGCTCCAACTTCATTATCCTCGCCATCGTAACCATCTCACTCagtcaccatcatcaaagcCGCCAGCTCGTAGTCACCCTCTTTCTTATCGCCTGGGCCGTCCGCCTTAcatctttcctcttcttccgtaTCCTGAAAACAGGCAAAGATGACCGCTTTGATGAAATGCGCCAAAAATTCTTCCCCTTCCTGGGTTTCTGGATCCTTCAGATGCTCTGGGTCTGGACCATCTCATTGCCAGTGACGGTGCTGAATTCGCCGGCTGTGACCCGTTACCCGCAGCATAGTTTTGGAACGGGGAGAGACATTGTAGGTATTGTGATGTACTCTATTGGATTGATGATGGAAACCGTTAGCGATGCACAAAAGTACCGATTCCGGAGCAAGCACGACAGCCAAGCTGTTTGTGATAAAGGTCTATTTGCCGTATCGAGGCACCCTAACTACTTTGGAGAAATTATTGTTCATTTTG CCATATACATGATCGCCGTCTCATCGGCTGCTGACGGCTTTGTTCGCGGCCAGGCCTATAAAGCTCTCTATGCCACTATTCTAGGCCCATTCTTTCTCACCTTCTTACTCCTTTTTGTATCGGGAATATCCCTTTCAGAGCGACCCAAGGCGAAGGCTCGCTATGAAAGTGGCAATAATTGGCAAGGCTACAAGCGCTGGCTGGATCGAACCAGTGTCCTCATCCCATTTCCTCCGCAGTTGTATGAGAAGATGCCGACGATTCTAAAGAGAACCGTGTTTCTCGAGTTTCCCATGTACGTGTTTGATCCGAAGAAGCACTCTAGCGCGCCTCCGCCTGAGAGAACGGTGAGCGAGGGTAGAGGTGAACCGGTAGAAAGCAGTCGAGACGATAGTCCACAGAGTGGTGAAGAGCAATTGATATAG
- the SBH1 gene encoding Arf guanine nucleotide exchange factor sbh1 (TransMembrane:1 (o84-104i)): protein MSSRPSSPANGPAAASGSSISRPSSPTPPGGPRTAIRRRAAADQKEKLANARPSSTRAAGAGGSSSTMLRLYTDESPGLKVDPVVVLVLSLVFIFSVVALHIIAKISRKFSS, encoded by the exons ATG TCTTCTCGTCCCTCTTCACCCGCCAATGGCCCCGCCGCGGCCAGCGGTTCAAGCATCAGCCGACCTTCCTCTCCCACTCCTCCCGGCGGACCCCGAACTGCCATCCGTCGACGTGCTGCCGCCGaccagaaggagaagcttgCCAATGCTAGGCCAAGCAGCACACGggccgctggcgctggcggctccagcagcaccatGCTGA GACTCTACACTGATGAGTCTCCCGGACTGAAGGTTGACCCCGTCGTTGTTCTCGTTTTGTCTCTGGTTTTCATCTTCAGCGTTGTTGCTCTGCATA TCATTGCCAAGATCAGCCGCAAGTTCTCGAGCTAA
- a CDS encoding uncharacterized protein (EggNog:ENOG41), which produces MAPDENQRSRPKRQPSLRTPPRRRDRAASEAVVTDGFVLPALEAPADAPPAYGHHHDQLQFTRTGFDAEAAVTGDGRINININTKNHRLAELLAPSIANQIAVSVRPTRPPAYTLPSLVGEPGKQPPPRLNVVIQIVGSRGDVQPFVALGKVLKEKYGHRIRIATHPTFQTFVEENGLEFFSIGGDPAELMAFMVKHPGLMPGLDALKSGEISKRRRGVQEMLLGCWRSCIEAGDGLGPPPEPHRKLEPWDPEAGMPGDPNHEPFVADAIIANPPSFAHVHVAEKLGIPLHMMFTMPWSPTRAFPHPLANVQYSNADDVLTNYLTYTLVEMMTWQGLGDVINRFRESALDLAPLSLIWAPGLLNRLKISYTYCWSPALIPKPNDWGPHIDISGFYFLNLASSYTPEPDLAAFLEAGPPPVYIGFGSIVVDDPNAMTRLIFDAIHLAGVRALVSKGWGGLGADAVGLPEGVFMLGNVPHDWLFERVSCVVHHGGAGTTAAGIKAGKPTLVVPFFGDQPFWGAMIARAKAGPDPIPYKSLTAENLAEAIKFCLKPETQDQAKALGFKIREEDGTEVGSRSFHNHLDIDSLRCSVAPSRAAAWRLKRTKVRLSPLVAAVLVKQGLLKYTDLKLYRPYEYNTEDQPPDPISAGACSLVTDISDIGMAIVDMPLDILKSPKKARDSLRDSGSQASGDESDTGSKRNSTQDHPGVKSPARTSGDSAGESNAVTGQLTQFPTVPTQIGRTRSPTIESQGSRSSSRRRALSAAATMEAAVGTTRNVGRIVSTGVKSPMNFCLGLAKGFRNIPRLYNDDTVRSIEKVTDFNSGVRVAGKEFGFGLYDGISGLITLPMRGAQKEGAAGLIKGVGKGIGGLIAKPAAGFWGLPAYVMQGAYAELNKFLSRSVQNYIITSRVVQGERDLQNASEGEKADIIYRWNHDPDLKIIQETKLRGQEREQSKVGSGGGPTSWFPTLQDGRRQMGAALEEKPRRQRSRSGRISSRFSLSRSSSPAPVNWEESLNTDAEFEEAIMVSVRETSRGDPEEDAMIEIAIRESIKAMQQQGSSLPDPAVLKTEGNRNSDVFEDEEYKITDEEYQNLIEQAIRESLAGHEKELSVLPGSSSRGIGAGLVHTDEPRSSGSAFTPNTDEDADLRRAIDESRKIPPTLPPREQEDDEEEHFRRAIEESMNEMEQMKKEKTEEDIVMEYVKKQSLAEEEFKKRKDSKGKGKEVSEVASNASDEDEELKRAIEESLKINGGDGDGPSGS; this is translated from the exons ATGGCGCCCGACGAGAACCAGCGCAGTCGACCCAAGAGGCAGCCCTCGCTGAGAACCCCGCCTCGTCGACGAGATCGGGCTGCCTCTGAGGCCGTGGTGACGGACGGCTTCGTGCTTCCTGCGCTTGAAGCGCCTGCTGATGCGCCTCCAGCCTATGGACATCATCATGACCAGCTTCAGTTCACGCGGACCGGATTCGATGCCGAAGCGGCTGTAACAG GCGATGGAAGAATCAACATTAATATCAATACCAAGAACCACAGGCTTGCTGAGCTTCTTGCACCGAGTATCGCCAATCAGATAGCCGTTTCTGTCCGGCCGACGAGGCCGCCGGCATACACCCTCCCGAGTCTCGTAGGCGAGCCTGGCAAGCAGCCTCCACCGCGGCTTAATGTCGTCATTCAAATTGTTGGGTCGCGTGGCGATGTTCAGCCCTTTGTTGCTCTTGGAAAAGTCCTCAAGGAAAAGTATGGCCATCGAATCCGTATTGCAACGCACCCAACGTTCCAGACCTTTGTTGAAGAGAATGGCCTCGAGTTCTTCAGTATAGGGGGAGACCCCGCCGAGCTAATGGCCTTCATGGTTAAGCATCCGGGACTCATGCCTGGCCTGGATGCCTTGAAGAGCGGCGAGATCAGCAAGCGCCGCAGAGGCGTTCAAGAGATGCTGCTTGGGTGCTGGAGATCTTGCATCGAGGCGGGCGATGGGCTGGGACCGCCACCAGAACCTCATAGGAAACTCGAGCCCTGGGATCCGGAAGCCGGCATGCCTGGAGATCCAAACCACGAGCCCTTTGTGGCCGACGCAATCATTGCGAATCCGCCTAGTTTTGCTCATGTCCATGTTGCGGAGAAGCTTGGAATTCCCCTGCACATGATGTTTAC GATGCCTTGGTCACCTACGCGAGCGTTTCCTCACCCACTAGCGAATGTTCAGTATTCTAATGCCGACGATGTTCTCACTAACTATTTGACTTATACACTGGTTGAAATGATGACATGGCAGGGATTAGGGGATGTCATCAACCGATTCCGCGAGAGTGCATTGGATCTTGCTCCCCTCTCGCTCATCTGGGCTCCAGGTCTTCTCAACAGATTGAAGATATCTTACACTTACTGTTG GTCACCGGCATTGATCCCGAAACCGAATGACTGGGGGCCGCATATTGATATTTCTGGCTTTTACTTCTTGAATCTTGCATCTTCGTATACTCCAGAGCCTGATCTTGCCGCCTTTTTAGAGGCCGGCCCGCCTCCAGTCTATATTGGCTTTGGTTCTATTGTGGTTGACGATCCAAATGCCATGACTAGGCTGATATTTGATGCTATCCACCTTGCTGGCGTCCGAGCTCTAGTTTCTAAAGGCTGGGGAGGCCTGGGAGCCGACGCAGTGGGACTACCTGAAGGCGTTTTTATGCTTGGCAACGTTCCTCATGATTGGCTCTTCGAAAGAGTCTCTTGCGTCGTCCACCATGGCGGCGCTGGAACGACGGCGGCTGGCATAAAAGCTGGTAAACCCACCCTCGTGGTACCTTTCTTCGGAGACCAGCCATTTTGGGGCGCCATGATTGCGAGGGCCAAAGCTGGACCCGATCCGATTCCCTATAAGAGCTTGACTGCGGAGAATCTGGCCGAGGCGATTAAATTCTGCCTTAAGCCAGAAACGCAAGATCAAGCAAAAGCGCTTGGCTTCAAGATCCGCGAAGAAGATGGTACAGAAGTGGGCAGCCGCAGTTTTCATAATCACCTTGATATAGATTCTCTTCGCTGTTCCGTGGCCCCTAGTCGAGCTGCGGCTTGGCGCCTGAAAAGAACGAAGGTGCGACTTAGCCCACTCGTTGCCGCGGTTCTCGTCAAGCAAGGTCTCCTGAAATATACCGATCTTAAGct ATATCGCCCTTATGAGTACAACACGGAAGATCAGCCTCCTGATCCAATCTCAGCAGGTGCCTGCTCTCTTGTTACTGATATTAGCGATATTGGTATGGCCATAGTGGATATGCCTTTGGATATCCTGAAAAGCCCTAAAAAGGCTAGAGATTCCTTAAGGGATAGTGGTAGTCAGGCAAGTGGAGATGAAAGTGATACAGGATCAAAACGGAATTCGACTCAAGACCACCCTGGTGTCAAGTCACCAGCAAGGACCAGCGGAGATTCCGCCGGCGAATCAAACGCTGTCACAGGGCAACTTACCCAGTTTCCGACAGTGCCGACACAAATTGGTCGAACACGATCTCCTACTATCGAAAGCCAGGGCAGCCGGTCATCATCTCGCCGAAGGGCGCTCTCTGCAGCCGCGACTATGGAGGCCGCAGTGGGCACGACCAGAAACGTCGGGCGTATTGTGTCTACGGGAGTCAAGTCACCCATGAACTTTTGTCTAGGGCTTGCAAAAGGTTTCAGGAATATTCCGCGATTATATAACGACGACACCGTTCGATCCATCGAAAAGGTCACAGATTTCAACAGCGGCGTGCGAGTCGCCGGGAAAGAATTTGGGTTCGGCCTTTATGACGGCATCTCAGGACTGATTACGTTACCAATGAGAGGAGCACAAAAAGAGGGTGCTGCTGGGCTGATCAAGGGCGTTGGAAAGGGTATTGGAGGGCTCATTGCGAAGCCCGCAGCAG GTTTTTGGGGTCTCCCAGCATACGTGATGCAAGGTGCCTATGCTGAACTTAACAAATTCTTGTCAAGAAGTGTCCAGAATTATATCATCACATCGAGAGTAGTTCAAGGCGAACGGGACCTTCAGAATGCATcagagggagagaaggccGACATTATCTATCGCTGGAATCACGACCCTGATTTGAAGATTATTCAAGAAACAAAACTGAGGGgacaagagagagaacaatCTAAAGTCGGATCTGGAGGCGGACCGACCTCCTGGTTCCCTACACTCCAAGATGGACGGCGTCAAATGGGGGCTGCATTGGAGGAAAAGCCGCGGCGACAGCGATCGCGATCAGGCCGAATCTCAAGtcgcttttctctttcccgctcctcctctcctgcGCCAGTAAACTGGGAAGAATCACTCAATACCGATGCAGAATTTGAGGAAGCTATCATGGTCTCAGTCAGAGAGACCTCTCGTGGAGATCCGGAAGAAGACGCCATGATTGAAATAGCTATTCGCGAGAGCATCAAggcaatgcagcagcagggttCTTCTCTGCCTGATCCTGCGGTCTTAAAAACAGAAGGCAACAGGAATTCAGACGTctttgaagacgaggagtaTAAAATCACGGATGAAGAGTATCAGAATCTTATTGAACAGGCTATTCGGGAGAGCTTGGCTGGGCACGAAAAAGAGCTTTCTGTACTGCCAGGGTCAAGCTCACGGGGAATCGGGGCCGGACTTGTGCATACTGATGAGCCGCGTAGCAGTGGCTCGGCGTTTACACCGAATACCGACGAGGATGCCGATTTACGGCGTGCCATTGATGAATCGCGCAAGATACCTCCTACATTGCCACCGAGGGAacaggaagatgacgaagaggaacaTTTCCGGAGAGCTATTGAGGAGTCTATGAATGAAatggagcagatgaagaaagagaagacggaGGAAGACATTGTGATGGAATATGTCAAGAAGCAAAGCCTAGCCGAGGAGGAGTTTAAGAAACGGAAGGATTCCAagggaaaaggcaaagaggtATCAGAAGTGGCGAGCAATGCTagtgatgaggacgaggagttAAAAAGGGCCATTGAAGAGAGTTTGAAGATAAATGGcggagatggcgatgggcCGTCGGGGTCATAA
- a CDS encoding uncharacterized protein (SECRETED:SignalP(1-19)), with protein sequence MKVAALFGAVAALAGPAAAFWGQMAAGSLEVTGEGPASQTITLTDYNTGSKYSGQLVGGFSSSGKPVFFNEITPGGYYFSATLWRTSDGCHNIDFEGALSAGHGYCCGSLPCDLGA encoded by the exons ATGAAGGTCGCTGCTCTTTTCGGTGCTGTCGCTGCCCTTGCTGGCCCTGCCGCTGCCTTCTGGGGCCAAATGGCTGCTGGTAGTCTCGAAGTCACCGGCGAGGGCCCTGCCTCTCAAACCATCACCTTGACCGACTACAACACCGGGTCCAAATACTCTGGCCAGCTGGTCGGCGGCTTTTCGAGCTCTGGAAAACCAGTCTT cttcaATGAGATTACTCCTGGAGGTTACTACTTCTCCGCCACTCTTTGGAGGACCAGCGATGGATGCCACAACATCGACTTTGAGGGCGCTTTGAGCGCGGGCCACGGATACTGCTGCGGCTCTCTTCCTTGTGATCTCGGCGCTTAA
- a CDS encoding uncharacterized protein (EggNog:ENOG41~TransMembrane:1 (i43-63o)) encodes MVFFFFVCGQHTFRSEVKGYEGVICQCHNCGNMSGRVIKSRPFFTFCFVPIIPFTISGFVEVVCHICNFHQPLKNRPDVVSMAGGGNAGPGPFPPPANPGWGQQQPQGQAPARYG; translated from the exons atggtcttcttcttctttgtctgcGGCCAACACACCTTTCGCTCCGAGGTCAAGGGCTATGAGGGCGTCATCTGCCAGTGCCACAACTGTGGCAACATGTCTGGTCGAGTCATCAAAAGCCGGCCCTTTTTCACTTTTTGCTTTGTT CCCATCATCCCATTCACCATATCTGGCTTCGTGGAAGTTGTCTGCCACATTTGCAACTTTCATCAGCCACTGAAGAATCGTCCTGATGTTGTCTCCatggctggcggcggcaatgCCGGACCTGGCCCGTTCCCCCCGCCGGCAAATCCAGGATggggccagcagcagccccaggGCCAAGCTCCAGCAAGATACGGCTAA
- a CDS encoding uncharacterized protein (BUSCO:EOG092D3V2Z): MLYDLNIAWSPATTTERLLQTLTTASSLGYATVALNHTLELPFPANPTTPFPSLPASSSSPDSKLPHVLHRATLPLADPAASNYRLPSLVGVYDLLAIRPLTEKAFQNACLTLDIPIISLDMAQHFPFYFRPKPCMAAVSRGVRFEICYSQALAADPRGRANFISNATNLIRATRGRGIILSSEAKNAFGLRAPADVVNLFNVWGLQSEKAMEGLRTIPRSVVVNEGMKRDGFRGVINIVQVVKKNPVEGDQTDDQSSATDQPGKRKNQKRKNGGEDAQPISKREAKKMKLAARAAASEKK; the protein is encoded by the coding sequence ATGCTCTACGACCTCAACATCGCCTGGTCTCCGGCCACAACCACCGAGCGCCTCCTCCAGACGCTCACAACCGCCTCCTCTCTCGGCTACGCCACCGTCGCCCTCAACCACACCCTCGAGCTGCCCTTCCCCGCGAATCCCACAACGCCATTCCCATCTCTCccggcctcctcctcctctcccgaCTCCAAGCTGCCTCACGTCCTCCACCGCGCGACCCTCCCCCTCGCCGATCCAGCCGCCTCAAACTACCGCCTCCCGTCCCTGGTCGGCGTCTACGACCTTCTCGCCATCCGGCCCCTCACCGAAAAGGCCTTCCAGAATGCCTGCCTCACCCTCGACATACCCATCATCTCGCTGGACATGGCGCAGCACTTCCCCTTCTACTTTCGCCCCAAGCCCTGCATGGCCGCCGTGTCCAGGGGCGTGCGCTTCGAGATATGCTACTCCCAGGCCCTGGCCGCCGACCCCAGAGGACGCGCAAACTTCATCTCCAACGCGACCAACCTCATCAGAGCTACCCGGGGGCGAGGCATAATACTGAGTAGCGAGGCTAAAAACGCTTTTGGTCTAAGAGCCCCCGCCGATGTCGTCAACTTATTCAATGTATGGGGTCTTCAGAGCGAAAAAGCCATGGAGGGACTGAGAACAATACCGCGGAGCGTCGTGGTTAACGAGGGCATGAAGAGGGACGGTTTCAGAGGAGTCATCAACATCGTGCAGGTGGTTAAGAAGAATCCAGTTGAAGGCGACCAGACGGATGACCAGTCCTCGGCGACAGACCAACCTGGCAAGAGGAAGAACCAGAAACGGAAGAATGGTGGAGAAGATGCACAGCCTATCAGCAAGcgagaggcaaagaagatgaaactagcagccagagcagcagcttcggaAAAAAAGTGA
- a CDS encoding uncharacterized protein (TransMembrane:6 (i12-33o39-58i79-99o119-135i165-184o196-218i)~EggNog:ENOG41) produces MAFSSLTQISHLDFAGGSNFIILAIVTISLSHHHQSRQLVVTLFLIAWAVRLTSFLFFRILKTGKDDRFDEMRQKFFPFLGFWILQMLWVWTISLPVTVLNSPAVTRYPQHSFGTGRDIVGIVMYSIGLMMETVSDAQKYRFRSKHDSQAVCDKGLFAVSRHPNYFGEIIVHFAIYMIAVSSAADGFVRGQAYKALYATILGPFFLTFLLLFVSGISLSERPKAKARYESGNNWQGYKRWLDRTSVLIPFPPQLYEKMPTILKRTVFLEFPMYVFDPKKHSSAPPPERTVSEGRGEPVESSRDDSPQSGEEQLI; encoded by the exons ATGGCCTTTTCATCATTGACACAAATATCCCACCTAGACTTCGCCGGGGGCTCCAACTTCATTATCCTCGCCATCGTAACCATCTCACTCagtcaccatcatcaaagcCGCCAGCTCGTAGTCACCCTCTTTCTTATCGCCTGGGCCGTCCGCCTTAcatctttcctcttcttccgtaTCCTGAAAACAGGCAAAGATGACCGCTTTGATGAAATGCGCCAAAAATTCTTCCCCTTCCTGGGTTTCTGGATCCTTCAGATGCTCTGGGTCTGGACCATCTCATTGCCAGTGACGGTGCTGAATTCGCCGGCTGTGACCCGTTACCCGCAGCATAGTTTTGGAACGGGGAGAGACATTGTAGGTATTGTGATGTACTCTATTGGATTGATGATGGAAACCGTTAGCGATGCACAAAAGTACCGATTCCGGAGCAAGCACGACAGCCAAGCTGTTTGTGATAAAGGTCTATTTGCCGTATCGAGGCACCCTAACTACTTTGGAGAAATTATTGTTCATTTTG CCATATACATGATCGCCGTCTCATCGGCTGCTGACGGCTTTGTTCGCGGCCAGGCCTATAAAGCTCTCTATGCCACTATTCTAGGCCCATTCTTTCTCACCTTCTTACTCCTTTTTGTATCGGGAATATCCCTTTCAGAGCGACCCAAGGCGAAGGCTCGCTATGAAAGTGGCAATAATTGGCAAGGCTACAAGCGCTGGCTGGATCGAACCAGTGTCCTCATCCCATTTCCTCCGCAGTTGTATGAGAAGATGCCGACGATTCTAAAGAGAACCGTGTTTCTCGAGTTTCCCATGTACGTGTTTGATCCGAAGAAGCACTCTAGCGCGCCTCCGCCTGAGAGAACGGTGAGCGAGGGTAGAGGTGAACCGGTAGAAAGCAGTCGAGACGATAGTCCACAGAGTGGTGAAGAGCAATTGATATAG
- a CDS encoding uncharacterized protein (EggNog:ENOG41~SECRETED:SignalP(1-19)) yields MRSTVLYALLASTAVQGAALNRDRNGNLVRRDSLLDQLGQLLGLPGLGSGDNSVVITTITTTVIPGATQVVGNPVATIISVPPPAPPPAAPTVNPNGDGVGVTTIPIPSSLLPTTTFSIAPPPAASQPPPPAPPPPPPAVSAPPAVPPPASSAPPPPPPPPPPPPPAVNSTAPPPPPPATSAVPPPPPPPPASTSIATSNLPPSPIFSTLPVSSAASTSSATVTTSQSSSSTSASASSSAAAPVEVSTSLIKPPPAATTSVSTSVASTTSLATTSAPASSASASSASTSSASTSSVSTSSAPATTAPAATTTAPASSVAPASSATPVDSPTSVAPGAPANTLVLGSLASSAPLPDGEPAPLPLPPAATAPAVFSAPAPDLKGYELSSVLNLGALVAIPGAPTLTAAAAAAPSIIIES; encoded by the exons ATGAGATCTACGGTTCTTTACGCCCTGCTTGCCTCGACTGCAGTTCAG GGTGCTGCGTTGAATCGCGATAGAAATGGCAATCTGGTTCGCAGGGACAGCTTATTGGATCAGCTGGGCCAGCTTCTCGGTCTGCCTGGTTTGGGGAGTGGAGATAATTCGGTTGTGATCACTACAATCACAACCACCGTCATTCCCGGAGCTACTCAAGTGGTTGGAAACCCAGTCGCGACAATAATCTCAGTTCCGCCTCCGGCTCCTCCACCAGCCGCCCCGACGGTGAATCCTAATGGAGACGGAGTTGGCGTCACCACGATTCCAATCCCATCATCTCTGTTACCGACGACGACGTTTTCCATAG ctcctccaccagCGGCATCAcagcctcctccaccagcgccgcctcctcctccgccggcTGTCAGCGCTCCTCCAGCAGTACCGCCTCCAGCATcttctgctcctcctcctcctccaccgccgccgccgcctcctcctccagcggTAAACTCTACGGCACCTCCGCCTCCCCCTCCGGCAACATCGGCtgtgcctcctcctccgccgcctcctccggCTTCTACTAGCATCGCAACCTCAAACCTGCCGCCTTCGCCGATTTTCAGCACGCTCCCTGTATCCTccgcagcatcaacatcttcGGCTACTGTGACAACCTCTCAAAGCTCATCCTCTACCTCCGCAAGTGCATCATCCTCTGCGGCAGCTCCCGTTGAGGTTTCCACGTCTCTTATCAAGCCTCCTCCAGCCGCCACTACCAGCGTTTCCACAAGCGTTGCTTCAACGACATCATTGGCTACGACTTCAGCGCCTGCCTCCAGTGCTTCTGCTTCCAGTGCTTCAACTTCCAGCGCTTCAACGTCCAGCGTTTCAACTTCCAGTGCTCCTGCTACGACCGCACCTGCTGCAACTACAACTGCTCCTGCAAGTTCAGTTGCTCCCGCGAGCTCGGCCACCCCCGTCGATTCACCTACTTCGGTTGCTCCCGGAGCGCCAGCCAACACTCTCGtcctcggcagccttgcttcCAGTGCTCCACTGCCAGATGGAGAGCCAGCCccccttcctcttcccccAGCAGCAACCGCGCCTGCTGTTTTCTCAGCTCCGGCGCCGGATCTTAAGGGCTATGAGCTGAGCAGTGTGCTGAATTTGGGCGCCTTGGTTGCCATTCCAGGGGCACCCACGCTCACAGCAGCGGCCGCCGCGGCTCCTTCTATCATCATTGAATCATGA